A genomic stretch from Oncorhynchus tshawytscha isolate Ot180627B linkage group LG07, Otsh_v2.0, whole genome shotgun sequence includes:
- the LOC112254489 gene encoding 4'-phosphopantetheine phosphatase isoform X1, whose product MSTSKMAAGCERVDSSHSMDKSITLPPDEIFRNLENAKRFAIDIGGSLTKLAYYSTVQHKVAKVRSFDHTAKETEGDPLYEISMQEEVSARLHFIKFENAYIETCLDFIKDHLVNTDTKVIKATGGGAHKFKDLIEKKLKLRVDKEDEMTCLIKGCNFVLRNITHEAFVYAKHADSEFRFQNTHPDIFPYLLINIGSGVSIFKVESEDTFERVGGSSIGGGTFWGLGALLTKTKRFDELLQLASKGQHTNVDMLVKDIYGGSYGSLGLTGDLIASSFGKSATPDKEFSKEDMAKSLLHMISNDIGQLACLYARLHNLTRVYFGGFFIRGHPVTMHTITYSINFFTKGEVQALFLRHEGYLGTIGAFLKGAEEDNPNQYSWGENYAGSSGLMSTSPDLNPMQRARSGTFSFDMLEMDRLERQLVNLPLLQDPSSYIPDTVDLSEDALAREYWLYCFEEALDGVVKRAVASQPDLPEAAERAEKFRHKYQHKLQTLRHQPFAYGSLTVRSLLDTREHCLNEFNFPDPYSKIKQGENDLALKYFQKAVKSLGELSWEQRQFALVRGLLAGNVFDWGAKAVSDVLESDPEFGFEHAKLQLEERPWLVDAYDQWLKRLKGPPHKCALFFVDNSGIDIILGVFPFVRELLCRGTEVVLASNSSPALNDVTNSELQILTERIAAMDLVIQSAVKEDRLTLVQSGSSSPCLDLSRLDKVLAGVVRERHVDLVIIEGMGRAIHTNYYAILSCESLKMAVIKNSWLADRLGGKLFSVVFKYEVPPGHKTTTLDHVPVTPS is encoded by the exons ATGTCTACTTCCAAGATGGCGGCGGGATGTGAAAGAGTGGACAGTAGTCACAGCATGGATAAAAGCATAACTCTTCCACCCGACGAGATCTTCAGGAATTTGGAAAATGCAAAGAGGTTCGCAATAGACATAG GTGGATCTCTGACGAAACTCGCCTATTACTCCACTGTTCAACACAAAGTAGCGAAAGTACGGTCATTCGACCATACTGCAAAG GAGACTGAGGGTGACCCCCTCTATGAGATCTCTATGCAGGAGGAGGTGTCGGCTCGCCTTCACTTCATTAAATTTGAAAATGCCTATATCGAAACCTGCCTGGACTTTATCAAAGATCACCTGGTCAACACTGACACCAAAGTCATCAAAGCCACCGGTGGAGGGGCTCACAAGTTTAAAGATCTCATAGAGAAGAAACTGAAACTCAG GGTGGACAAGGAGGATGAAATGACATGCCTGATCAAGGGCTGCAACTTTGTGCTGAGGAATATCACCCATGAGGCCTTTGTCTATGCCAAGCATGCAGACTCTGAGTTCCGCTTCCAGAACACTCACCCTGACATTTTCCCTTACCTGCTCATCAACATCGGCTCAGGGGTGTCCATTTTCAAG GTTGAATCAGAGGATACATTTGAGCGTGTTGGAGGAAGCTCCATAGGTGGGGGGACATTCTGGGGCCTTGGAGCACTGCTCACAAAAACAAAG AGGTTTGATGAACTCCTTCAGTTGGCCTCGAAGGGGCAGCACACAAATGTTGACATGTTGGTCAAAGACATCTACGGGGGATCTTATGGGTCCTTGGGCTTGACTGGGGACCTTATTGCAAGCAGCTTTGGAAAATCTGCTACTCCTGACAAAG AGTTCTCTAAAGAAGACATGGCTAAGAGCCTGCTCCATATGATCAGCAATGACATTGGGCAGCTGGCTTGCCTCTATGCCCGGCTCCACAACTTGACCAGGGTCTACTTTGGGGGTTTCTTCATCCGAGGACACCCTGTCACTATGCACACCATCACTTACAGCATCAACTTCTTCACCAAG GGTGAAGTCCAGGCACTCTTCCTGAGGCATGAAGGCTATCTGGGGACTATTGGAGCCTTCCTTAAGGGAGCAGAGGAAGACA ATCCTAACCAGTACAGTTGGGGGGAGAACTATGCTGGGAGCTCTGGCCTTATGAGTACTTCTCCTGACCTGAACCCCATGCAACGTGCACGTAGTGGAACA TTTTCC TTTGACATGTTGGAGATGGACCGTTTGGAGAGGCAGCTGGTGAATCTGCCCCTGCTGCAGGACCCGTCCTCCTACATCCCAGACACAGTGGACCTCTCAGAGGACGCCCTTGCACGGGAGTACTGGCTCTACTGCTTCGAGGAGGCCCTGGATGGG GTGGTGAAGAGAGCTGTTGCCAGCCAGCCTGATCTTCCAGAGGCCGCTGAACGAGCAGAGAAGTTCCGTCACAAGTACCAGCACAAGCTTCAGACCCTCCGCCACCAGCCTTT TGCTTATGGATCCCTCACTGTAAGAAGTCTGTTAGACACAAGAGAACACTGTTTAAACGAGTTCAACTTCCCTGACCCATACTCAAAG ATCAAGCAGGGGGAGAACGACCTGGCCCTCAAGTACTTCCAGAAGGCAGTCAAGTCCCTGGGGGAGCTGAGCTGGGAGCAGAGGCAGTTTGCCCTGGTCAGGGGCCTCCTGGCTGGGAACGTCTTTGATTGGGGAGCCAAGGCTGTATCGGA TGTTCTGGAGTCTGATCCGGAGTTTGGCTTTGAACATGCAAAACTGCAGTTGGAAG AGCGGCCGTGGCTTGTGGATGCCTATGACCAATGGCTCAAGAGACTGAAG GGCCCACCTCATAAGTGTGCATTGTTTTTCGTAGATAATAGTGGAATAGACATCATACTTGGAGTGTTCCCATTTGTCAGAGAGCTTCTCTGCAGGGGAACAGAG GTTGTCCTTGCCAGCAACTCTAGCCCAGCTCTGAATGATGTAACAAACAGTGAGCTGCAGATCTTGACTGAAAGAATAGCTGCAATGGATTTAGTCATACA GTCTGCTGTGAAGGAGGACAGGCTGACGCTAGTCCAGAGTGGCTCCAGCTCTCCTTGCTTAGATTTGAG CCGTCTTGACAAGGTGTTGGCTGGGGTTGTGCGAGAGCGCCATGTAGACCTGGTGATCATCGAGGGCATGGGCCGGGCCATCCACACCAACTACTACGCCATATTGAGCTGCGAGAGCCTCAAGATGGCTGTCATCAAGAactcctggctggctgaccggCTGGGGGGCAAGCTCTTCAGCGTGGTCTTCAAGTATGAGGTGCCACCAGGCCACAAAACCACCACCCTGGATCATGTTCCAGTGACACCTTCATAA
- the LOC112254489 gene encoding 4'-phosphopantetheine phosphatase isoform X2, protein MSTSKMAAGCERVDSSHSMDKSITLPPDEIFRNLENAKRFAIDIGGSLTKLAYYSTVQHKVAKVRSFDHTAKETEGDPLYEISMQEEVSARLHFIKFENAYIETCLDFIKDHLVNTDTKVIKATGGGAHKFKDLIEKKLKLRVDKEDEMTCLIKGCNFVLRNITHEAFVYAKHADSEFRFQNTHPDIFPYLLINIGSGVSIFKVESEDTFERVGGSSIGGGTFWGLGALLTKTKRFDELLQLASKGQHTNVDMLVKDIYGGSYGSLGLTGDLIASSFGKSATPDKEFSKEDMAKSLLHMISNDIGQLACLYARLHNLTRVYFGGFFIRGHPVTMHTITYSINFFTKGEVQALFLRHEGYLGTIGAFLKGAEEDNPNQYSWGENYAGSSGLMSTSPDLNPMQRARSGTFDMLEMDRLERQLVNLPLLQDPSSYIPDTVDLSEDALAREYWLYCFEEALDGVVKRAVASQPDLPEAAERAEKFRHKYQHKLQTLRHQPFAYGSLTVRSLLDTREHCLNEFNFPDPYSKIKQGENDLALKYFQKAVKSLGELSWEQRQFALVRGLLAGNVFDWGAKAVSDVLESDPEFGFEHAKLQLEERPWLVDAYDQWLKRLKGPPHKCALFFVDNSGIDIILGVFPFVRELLCRGTEVVLASNSSPALNDVTNSELQILTERIAAMDLVIQSAVKEDRLTLVQSGSSSPCLDLSRLDKVLAGVVRERHVDLVIIEGMGRAIHTNYYAILSCESLKMAVIKNSWLADRLGGKLFSVVFKYEVPPGHKTTTLDHVPVTPS, encoded by the exons ATGTCTACTTCCAAGATGGCGGCGGGATGTGAAAGAGTGGACAGTAGTCACAGCATGGATAAAAGCATAACTCTTCCACCCGACGAGATCTTCAGGAATTTGGAAAATGCAAAGAGGTTCGCAATAGACATAG GTGGATCTCTGACGAAACTCGCCTATTACTCCACTGTTCAACACAAAGTAGCGAAAGTACGGTCATTCGACCATACTGCAAAG GAGACTGAGGGTGACCCCCTCTATGAGATCTCTATGCAGGAGGAGGTGTCGGCTCGCCTTCACTTCATTAAATTTGAAAATGCCTATATCGAAACCTGCCTGGACTTTATCAAAGATCACCTGGTCAACACTGACACCAAAGTCATCAAAGCCACCGGTGGAGGGGCTCACAAGTTTAAAGATCTCATAGAGAAGAAACTGAAACTCAG GGTGGACAAGGAGGATGAAATGACATGCCTGATCAAGGGCTGCAACTTTGTGCTGAGGAATATCACCCATGAGGCCTTTGTCTATGCCAAGCATGCAGACTCTGAGTTCCGCTTCCAGAACACTCACCCTGACATTTTCCCTTACCTGCTCATCAACATCGGCTCAGGGGTGTCCATTTTCAAG GTTGAATCAGAGGATACATTTGAGCGTGTTGGAGGAAGCTCCATAGGTGGGGGGACATTCTGGGGCCTTGGAGCACTGCTCACAAAAACAAAG AGGTTTGATGAACTCCTTCAGTTGGCCTCGAAGGGGCAGCACACAAATGTTGACATGTTGGTCAAAGACATCTACGGGGGATCTTATGGGTCCTTGGGCTTGACTGGGGACCTTATTGCAAGCAGCTTTGGAAAATCTGCTACTCCTGACAAAG AGTTCTCTAAAGAAGACATGGCTAAGAGCCTGCTCCATATGATCAGCAATGACATTGGGCAGCTGGCTTGCCTCTATGCCCGGCTCCACAACTTGACCAGGGTCTACTTTGGGGGTTTCTTCATCCGAGGACACCCTGTCACTATGCACACCATCACTTACAGCATCAACTTCTTCACCAAG GGTGAAGTCCAGGCACTCTTCCTGAGGCATGAAGGCTATCTGGGGACTATTGGAGCCTTCCTTAAGGGAGCAGAGGAAGACA ATCCTAACCAGTACAGTTGGGGGGAGAACTATGCTGGGAGCTCTGGCCTTATGAGTACTTCTCCTGACCTGAACCCCATGCAACGTGCACGTAGTGGAACA TTTGACATGTTGGAGATGGACCGTTTGGAGAGGCAGCTGGTGAATCTGCCCCTGCTGCAGGACCCGTCCTCCTACATCCCAGACACAGTGGACCTCTCAGAGGACGCCCTTGCACGGGAGTACTGGCTCTACTGCTTCGAGGAGGCCCTGGATGGG GTGGTGAAGAGAGCTGTTGCCAGCCAGCCTGATCTTCCAGAGGCCGCTGAACGAGCAGAGAAGTTCCGTCACAAGTACCAGCACAAGCTTCAGACCCTCCGCCACCAGCCTTT TGCTTATGGATCCCTCACTGTAAGAAGTCTGTTAGACACAAGAGAACACTGTTTAAACGAGTTCAACTTCCCTGACCCATACTCAAAG ATCAAGCAGGGGGAGAACGACCTGGCCCTCAAGTACTTCCAGAAGGCAGTCAAGTCCCTGGGGGAGCTGAGCTGGGAGCAGAGGCAGTTTGCCCTGGTCAGGGGCCTCCTGGCTGGGAACGTCTTTGATTGGGGAGCCAAGGCTGTATCGGA TGTTCTGGAGTCTGATCCGGAGTTTGGCTTTGAACATGCAAAACTGCAGTTGGAAG AGCGGCCGTGGCTTGTGGATGCCTATGACCAATGGCTCAAGAGACTGAAG GGCCCACCTCATAAGTGTGCATTGTTTTTCGTAGATAATAGTGGAATAGACATCATACTTGGAGTGTTCCCATTTGTCAGAGAGCTTCTCTGCAGGGGAACAGAG GTTGTCCTTGCCAGCAACTCTAGCCCAGCTCTGAATGATGTAACAAACAGTGAGCTGCAGATCTTGACTGAAAGAATAGCTGCAATGGATTTAGTCATACA GTCTGCTGTGAAGGAGGACAGGCTGACGCTAGTCCAGAGTGGCTCCAGCTCTCCTTGCTTAGATTTGAG CCGTCTTGACAAGGTGTTGGCTGGGGTTGTGCGAGAGCGCCATGTAGACCTGGTGATCATCGAGGGCATGGGCCGGGCCATCCACACCAACTACTACGCCATATTGAGCTGCGAGAGCCTCAAGATGGCTGTCATCAAGAactcctggctggctgaccggCTGGGGGGCAAGCTCTTCAGCGTGGTCTTCAAGTATGAGGTGCCACCAGGCCACAAAACCACCACCCTGGATCATGTTCCAGTGACACCTTCATAA